In one Anticarsia gemmatalis isolate Benzon Research Colony breed Stoneville strain chromosome 9, ilAntGemm2 primary, whole genome shotgun sequence genomic region, the following are encoded:
- the LOC142975782 gene encoding acyl-CoA Delta-9 desaturase-like, whose translation MPPQGQTKGSWVLFEGDAANEDADAPPVIVPPSAEKRVWKIVWRNVILMGMLHLGAVYGLYLFLFKAMWITKFFAYFLYICSGLGITAGAHRLWAHKSYKARLPLRLLLVLFNTIAFQDAAVDWARDHRMHHKYSETDADPHNATRGFFFAHVGWLLVRKHPQIKAKGHTIDMTDLRSDPLLRFQKKHYMILMPLCCFILPSYIPTLWGETLWNGYFVCAVFRYVMVLNFTWLVNSAAHLWGIKPYDKNINPVETKPVSLVVLGEGFHNYHHTFPWDYKTAELGGYSLNITKMFIDFMAKIGWAYDLKTVSTDVIQKRVKRTGDGTHPVWGGDDHHHHEEVPDDAASIINPEKTE comes from the exons ATGCCTCCGCAAGGGCAAACTAAAGGGTCGTGGGTGTTGTTCGAGGGAGACGCGGCAAATGAAGATGCTGATGCTCCACCAGTAATCGTTCCTCCTTCAGCAGAGAAAAGAGTATGGAAGATCGTGTGGAGAAACGTCATCCTGATGGGAATGCTGCACTTGGGAGCAGTATACGGCCTCTACCTTTTCTTATTCAAAGCCATGTGGATCACAAAATTTTTCG CTTACTTCCTATACATATGCTCGGGACTGGGTATCACGGCAGGCGCACACAGACTATGGGCTCACAAGTCATACAAGGCGAGGCTACCACTCCGACTACTACTGGTGCTCTTCAACACAATCGCATTCCAA gACGCTGCAGTAGACTGGGCTCGGGACCATCGCATGCACCACAAGTACTCCGAGACGGACGCTGACCCTCACAACGCTACTCGAGGATTCTTCTTCGCCCACGTCGGCTGGCTACTCGTGAGAAAACACCCGCAGATCAAAGCCAAAGGACACACTATTGATATGACCGACCTTAGATCCGATCCTTTACTGCGTTTCCAAAAGAA ACACTACATGATTCTTATGCCTCTGTGCTGCTTCATCCTGCCTTCATACATTCCTACTCTCTGGGGCGAAACGTTATGGAATGGATACTTCGTATGCGCCGTGTTCCGTTACGTGATGGTTCTCAACTTCACGTGGCTCGTCAACTCTGCTGCTCATCTGTGGGGAATCAAACCTTATGACAAGAACATCAACCCCGTAGAAACCAAACCTGTCTCACTTGTAGTGCTCGGAGAAGGTTTCCACAACTACCATCACACTTTCCCCTGGGATTACAAAACCGCGGAACTCGGAGGTTATTCCCTGAACATTACCAAGATGTTCATTGACTTCATGGCAAAGATTGGATGGGCGTATGACCTTAAGACGGTCTCTACTGACGTTATCCAAAAGCGAGTTAAGAGGACAGGTGACGGTACTCACCCTGTGTGGGGCGGAGATGATCATCACCATCACGAAGAGGTACCCGACGACGCAGCCTCTATTATTAACCCAGAGAAGACTGAATAA
- the LOC142975413 gene encoding acyl-CoA Delta-9 desaturase-like produces the protein MVQKYHTMTELSQEKLEVIGNETDRKTQNEERKWEFVWYNIFFFILHHIGCVYGIYLMCTKAMWTTIIYSYVLYQLSNVGVTAGAHRLWAHKCYKANFPLQIINLILFTLAYEGSMHQWVRDHRVHHKFVDTDADPHNATRGFFFSHIGWLLLKKHPDVTTKGSTVDMSDIKAEPLLRLHHNYYNLWVLIFCVAIPAYIPLLWGETLTNSFFIAVVLRQAVSLHTIFLVNSAAHMWGSHPYDKDICPTENKIVSFLATGEGFHNYHHTFPWDYRTAELGGYTFNLSWLYIDMMAAIGWAYDLKTVPEEMIEKRVLRTGDGSHPVWGWGDKDLSAEIKQSAKIL, from the exons ATGGTAcaaaagtat CACACAATGACGGAGCTATCGCAAGAAAAATTAGAAGTGATTGGAAATGAAACTGATAGAAAAACACAGAATGAAGAAAGGAAATGGGAGTTTGTttggtataatattttcttcttcatCCTTCATCACATTGGATGTGTCTACGGGATTTATCTTATGTGTACAAAGGCAATGTGGAcaactataatatatt cgTATGTTTTATACCAGCTCTCTAATGTGGGTGTCACTGCCGGCGCGCATAGACTATGGGCACATAAATGCTACAAAGCGAACTTTCCTCTACAGATCATAAACCTGATATTATTTACTCTAGCATACGAG GGTTCGATGCATCAATGGGTTCGAGATCATCGCGTACATCACAAGTTCGTTGACACCGACGCTGATCCTCACAACGCGACCAGAGGTTTCTTCTTCTCACACATTGGTTGGTTGCTACTGAAGAAACATCCCGACGTCACTACTAAGGGCAGCACAGTTGATATGAGTGACATAAAGGCAGAACCACTATTGCGCTTACATCACAA ctaTTACAATCTATGGGTGCTAATATTCTGCGTGGCCATACCTGCGTACATTCCACTTCTTTGGGGTGAAACCCTAACTAATTCATTTTTCATCGCTGTGGTATTGCGTCAAGCTGTTTCGCTGCACACGATATTTTTGGTAAACTCTGCTGCGCACATGTGGGGATCTCACCCTTACGACAAGGACATCTGTcctacagaaaataaaattgtgtcatTTTTGGCAACCGGAGAGGGCTTCCACAACTACCACCACACTTTCCCATGGGACTACAGAACTGCAGAATTAGGAGGTTACACGTTCAATTTGTCTTGGTTATACATCGACATGATGGCTGCAATAGGCTGGGCCTACGACTTGAAGACTGTTCCTGAGGAGATGATAGAGAAGCGTGTGTTGAGAACTGGAGATGGCTCACATCCTGTTTGGGGCTGGGGAGATAAAGATCTCTCAGCTGAGATTAAACAATCtgcaaaaatattgtag
- the LOC142975407 gene encoding acyl-CoA Delta-9 desaturase-like — MTHIGSLYAFYLMCTNAMWATILFAYVLSTVSVVGVTAGAHRLWAHKAYKAKLPLQILHLILFSTSYQGSIHQWVRDHRVHHKFVDTDADPHNSKRGFFFSHIGWLLLKKHPDVTTKGSTVDMTDIKTEPLLRLHHKFYPLWVLLFCIAIPAYIPLLWGEDLTNSFFIAVVFRHTFSLHTVFLVNSAAHMWGSKPYDNDILPTENKAVAFFATGEGFHNYHHTFPWDYRTAELGGYMFNLSWLFIDMMAKIGWAYDLKTVPEEMIEKRVMRTGDGSHPIWGWGDKDMHAKYIESSKILS, encoded by the exons atGACTCACATTGGATCCTTATATGCGTTTTACCTTATGTGCACGAACGCTATGTGGGCAACTATTTTATTCG CGTATGTTTTAAGCACGGTCTCTGTCGTGGGCGTCACTGCGGGCGCACATAGACTATGGGCACATAAGGCGTACAAAGCAAAACTGCCTCTACAAATCCTTCACTTGATATTATTCTCTACATCGTATCAG GGTTCGATACACCAGTGGGTTCGGGATCATCGCGTACACCACAAGTTCGTTGACACGGATGCTGATCCTCACAATTCAAAGAGAGGTTTCTTCTTCTCCCACATTGGTTGGTTGCTACTGAAGAAACATCCCGATGTCACTACTAAGGGTAGCACAGTTGATATGACTGACATTAAGACGGAACCACTGTTGCGCTTACATCATAA attcTACCCTTTGTgggtattattattttgtattgcgATACCAGCATACATACCACTCCTATGGGGTGAAGATCTGACCAATTCATTCTTCATCGCTGTGGTATTTCGTCATACTTTTTCGCTGCACACTGTTTTTTTGGTAAATTCTGCTGCACACATGTGGGGATCGAAGCCTTACGATAACGACATCCTTCCTACGGAAAATAAGGCTGTGGCATTTTTTGCAACCGGAGAGGGATTCCACAACTATCATCACACTTTCCCATGGGACTATAGAACTGCAGAATTAGGAGGTTATATGTTTAATTTGTCTTGGCTGTTTATCGATATGATGGCTAAAATTGGTTGGGCGTATGACTTGAAGACTGTTCCTGAAGAAATGATTGAGAAGCGAGTGATGAGAACCGGTGATGGCTCACATCCTATTTGGGGCTGGGGAGATAAAGACATGCATGCTAAATATATAGAATCTTctaaaattttatcttaa
- the LOC142975414 gene encoding acyl-CoA Delta-9 desaturase-like, with the protein MTCYDYNGLSTENGPEPKAERKWHLVWHNVVFFTIMHIGSIYAIYLLFTDAKWLTLFFAYILYVCSTVGVTAGAHRLWSHKAYKAKLPMKIILLIFYTIAYQGSVHQWVRDHRVHHKYVDTDADPHNATRGFFFSHIGWLLLKKHPDILAKGKDIYLKDVQTDKLLRFQQKYYFPLVVVLCFVFPTYVPLLWGENLWTAFYIAAVLRHTFTLHMTFLINSAAHMWGTKPYDQHILPTETKAVSLVACGEGFHNYHHTFPWDYRAAELGDYTLNISLFFIDLMAKIGWAYDLKTVSEEQVEKRVKKTGDGTHAVWGDEKSDSIDYL; encoded by the exons ATGACCTGTTATGATTACAATGGCCTATCCACTGAAAATGGTCCGGAACCTAAGGCTGAAAGGAAGTGGCACTTAGTTTGGcacaatgttgtattttttacaataatgcACATTGGCTCAATCTATGCCATTTATTTGCTGTTTACAGATGCAAAATGGTTGACATTATTTTTTG CATACATTTTGTACGTTTGTTCAACGGTGGGAGTGACTGCCGGTGCCCATCGACTATGGTCACACAAAGCGTACAAAGCCAAACTACCCATGAAgattatacttttaatattttacactatAGCATATCAG GGCTCAGTACATCAGTGGGTTCGAGATCATCGCGTACATCACAAATACGTTGACACCGACGCTGATCCTCACAACGCGACGAGAGGTTTTTTCTTCTCACACATTGGTTGGTTACTGCTGAAGAAACATCCCGACATTTTAGCCAAAGGAAAAGATATCTATTTGAAAGATGTTCAGACAGACAAGTTACTACGTTTTCAACAAAA ATACTACTTTCCGTTAGTCGTAGtcttatgttttgtttttccgACGTACGTTCCTCTCCTGTGGGGCGAGAACCTTTGGACTGCGTTTTATATCGCCGCAGTATTACGACATACGTTTACACTGCACATGACTTTCCTAATAAATTCTGCTGCCCATATGTGGGGAACGAAGCCGTATGACCAACATATACTACCGACGGAGACTAAAGCGGTATCTCTGGTAGCATGTGGAGAAGGGTTCCATAACTACCACCATACATTTCCATGGGACTACAGAGCAGCCGAATTGGGCGATTATACACTgaatatttcgttattttttattgatttaatggCAAAAATCGGTTGGGCGTATGATTTAAAGACTGTGTCAGAAGAACAGGTAGAAAAACGTGTGAAGAAAACGGGTGACGGAACACACGCGGTGTGGGGTGATGAGAAGAGTGATTCTATTGACTATTTATAG
- the LOC142975266 gene encoding neuromedin-U receptor 2-like, protein MAVFVENVEINETISNISHNIYGVFGIAYYDKNEGMVVDNTTYTVKLALSIALGISMVLSVIGNVCTCAVIAQDRTMRTPTNCYLANLAITDLLTVLFVPIDIYIIWMPDFYPLGEVGCRLHFILLDVLSNCSLLIITAFTVERYIVVTRPFLRQKMLMNSRVFKIVGVIWAISLSFCLPDIFYIELLERKEYVFCYYTLSYLKSILMGVEIFIFFIIPMTTVIVLYVLIALELKAAHSKLRSSPVNAKQNRDKAVKMLAAVAASFFFFWSPYCVMRMMMIYPNFQYEDNHTAWKIVNYLCYNGYISTAVNPILYSLMSRKFRQAFKDFLKGRRTLRRNANKKKRNSTL, encoded by the exons ATGGCGGTATTCGTTGAAAACGTTGAAATTAACGAGACCATCTCGAATATATCTCACAACATCTATGGAGTATTCGGCATAGCATACTACGACAAAAACGAGGGGATGGTAGTAGACAATACGACATACACCGTGAAGCTAGCTCTCAGCATCGCATTGGGAATTTCAATGGTGTTGAGCGTTATTGGCAACGTGTGTACGTGCGCGGTGATCGCTCAGGATCGCACCATGAGGACCCCTACTAACTGTTACCTCGCCAATCTAGCGATCACAGATCTTTTAACGGTTCTCTTCGTACCTATTGACATATACATCATCTGGATGCCAGATTTTTATCCCCTGGGGGAAGTTGGGTGTCGATTACATTTTATTCTTCTGGATGTTCTCAGTAACTGTAGTCTGCTCATAATAACAGCCTTTACGGTAGAACGATACATAGTGGTTACCAGACCTTTTCTAAGACAAAAGATGTTGATGAATTCTCGCGTCTTCAAAATTGTTGGAGTGATATGGGCAATATCGTTAAGTTTCTGCCTTCCCgacatattttatatagagtTATTGGAAAGAAAAGAATATGTTTTCTGCTATTACACTTTATCATATCTTAAGAGTATTCTGATGGGCGTcgaaatattcatatttttcataataccAATGACTACAGTAATCGTGTTATATGTGCTTATAGCACTAGAATTGAAGGCAGCGCACAGTAAATTGCGAAGCAGTCCAGTCAACGCAAAGCAGAATAGGGATAAGGCTGTCAAAATGCTTG CGGCAGTAGCGGcgtctttcttcttcttctggTCTCCATATTGTGTGATGCGTATGATGATGATATATCCTAACTTCCAGTATGAAGACAATCACACG GCGTGGAAGATCGTGAACTACTTGTGCTACAACGGCTACATATCGACTGCTGTCAACCCAATTCTTTACAGTTTGATGTCACGTAAATTTCGACAGGCTTTCAAA